The Zestosphaera sp. genome includes a window with the following:
- the sfsA gene encoding DNA/RNA nuclease SfsA yields MRLLKLNNLIDCELIERLNRFTVRVVVGGEASLAHLTNTGRLSEYIVYGREGLCSVIEGSKLKYRLVAVKDVEGYAILDTLTQSKVFEYLLERRLIPWLTGCVLRKRNFRLVGEVIDYALECVDGVRLAELKSAVLRVDGNYASYPDCPTTRGKRQFKVLADYSSIFKPYVIFMASLPSVTGFKPYCQGDPEIIHVMRYASEKGVTFKAINTYLDVERWVTLASTDLRVRIEC; encoded by the coding sequence GTGAGACTTTTAAAACTCAATAATTTGATTGATTGTGAGTTGATTGAGAGGCTAAACCGCTTCACAGTTCGAGTGGTGGTAGGTGGGGAAGCTAGCTTAGCCCACTTAACTAATACTGGGAGGTTGAGTGAGTATATTGTTTATGGTAGGGAGGGACTATGTAGCGTCATAGAAGGGTCTAAACTTAAGTATAGGCTGGTAGCGGTTAAGGACGTTGAAGGTTACGCTATACTAGATACTCTCACTCAAAGCAAAGTATTTGAGTACTTGCTTGAGCGTAGACTCATACCTTGGCTAACTGGGTGCGTCTTACGCAAAAGGAATTTTAGATTGGTGGGGGAGGTCATAGATTATGCTCTGGAGTGCGTTGATGGTGTAAGGCTTGCTGAGCTGAAGAGCGCTGTGCTGAGAGTGGACGGTAATTACGCGTCGTATCCTGACTGCCCGACTACTAGGGGGAAGAGACAGTTTAAGGTTTTAGCAGACTACTCAAGTATTTTTAAACCATACGTTATTTTCATGGCTTCTCTACCTAGTGTAACAGGTTTTAAACCCTACTGTCAAGGAGACCCTGAGATAATTCACGTCATGAGATACGCGTCTGAGAAGGGAGTCACGTTTAAAGCTATTAACACGTACCTAGACGTGGAGAGGTGGGTTACACTAGCAAGTACAGACCTGCGGGTAAGGATCGAGTGCTGA